A window of the Streptomyces albireticuli genome harbors these coding sequences:
- a CDS encoding NTP transferase domain-containing protein, producing the protein MTDYDAVVLAGGAARRLGGADKPGLRVGGRTLLDRVLGACADAADTVVVGPRRPTVRPVRWAREQPPGGGPLAALAAGLKGTEGALTLVLSADLPFLRPDTVRALLAALAEAGAGTDGVLLADPGGRDQPLVAAYRGEALRRELALLAAEHGSLTGLPLRLLTAELSLGRLPHPTASFDCDTWEDVATARARIRDDGGVLEEWITAAKAELGIEIDVDTTALLDLARDAAHGVARPAAPLTTFLVGYAAALRGGGEEAVAQATREAVALALRWADEAAAADGGGKPVDAPHTPEESE; encoded by the coding sequence GTGACTGACTATGACGCCGTAGTGCTCGCCGGAGGCGCGGCCCGCAGGCTGGGTGGTGCCGACAAGCCCGGTCTGCGCGTGGGCGGCCGTACGCTGCTCGACCGGGTGCTCGGTGCGTGCGCGGACGCCGCCGACACCGTCGTGGTGGGCCCGCGCCGCCCCACCGTCCGGCCCGTGCGCTGGGCGCGCGAGCAGCCGCCCGGCGGCGGTCCGCTCGCCGCGCTCGCCGCCGGTCTCAAGGGGACGGAGGGCGCCCTGACGCTCGTACTCTCCGCCGACCTGCCGTTCCTGCGCCCCGACACCGTACGGGCGCTCCTCGCCGCCCTCGCCGAGGCGGGGGCCGGTACGGACGGGGTGCTGCTCGCCGACCCCGGCGGGCGGGACCAGCCGCTCGTCGCCGCCTACCGCGGCGAGGCCCTCCGCCGGGAACTCGCCCTGCTCGCCGCCGAGCACGGCTCCCTCACCGGGCTGCCGCTCCGCCTGCTCACGGCCGAGCTGTCGCTCGGCAGGCTCCCGCACCCCACGGCGTCGTTCGACTGCGACACCTGGGAGGACGTCGCCACGGCCCGCGCGCGCATCAGGGACGATGGGGGCGTGCTGGAAGAATGGATCACCGCCGCCAAGGCCGAGCTCGGCATCGAGATCGACGTCGACACCACCGCCCTCCTCGATCTCGCGCGCGACGCCGCACACGGTGTGGCCCGTCCCGCGGCGCCCCTGACGACGTTCCTCGTCGGCTACGCGGCCGCGCTGCGCGGCGGCGGCGAGGAGGCCGTCGCGCAGGCGACCCGCGAGGCGGTCGCGCTCGCCCTGCGCTGGGCCGACGAGGCCGCGGCCGCGGACGGCGGCGGCAAGCCCGTCGACGCCCCGCACACGCCCGAAGAGTCGGAATGA
- a CDS encoding potassium channel family protein yields the protein MATGKMTRISLLRSLWRRTRSEAEEDAEAGRAIVMPVQNVAAPLRQVLRRVVMALSVLALTTLLVYLDREGYNDNSDNAVDFLDSAYYATVTLSTTGYGDITPVSDGARLTNIFLITPLRVLFLIILVGTTLEVLTERTRHQVRIHRWRSRMREHTVVVGYGTKGRHAIETLVGQGKPKDKIVVVDPQKKVVDAASSDGLVGVLGDATRSETLLRAELQRASQVVICTERDDTAALVTLTARQLNKAATIVVAVREDENVPLLRQSGANTVVTSSSSAGRLLGMSMMSPNVGTVLEDLLTYGNGLDVVERPVTKREAGNSPRDCADLVVAVVRGHRLLHFTDPEAAMLHLADRVITIKQAAVPAAEG from the coding sequence ATGGCTACGGGCAAGATGACCAGAATCTCCCTCCTCCGGTCGCTGTGGCGACGCACCAGGAGCGAGGCCGAGGAGGACGCGGAGGCCGGGCGGGCCATCGTGATGCCGGTGCAGAACGTCGCGGCGCCGCTGCGGCAGGTGCTGCGACGGGTCGTCATGGCGCTGTCCGTGCTCGCGCTGACGACCCTGCTCGTCTACCTCGACCGGGAGGGGTACAACGACAACTCCGACAACGCCGTCGACTTCCTCGACTCCGCGTACTACGCGACCGTCACCCTGTCGACGACCGGCTACGGCGACATCACGCCCGTGAGCGACGGGGCGCGGCTGACGAATATCTTCTTGATCACGCCATTGCGCGTGTTGTTCCTGATCATTCTGGTCGGCACCACCCTGGAGGTGCTGACCGAACGGACGCGCCATCAGGTGCGCATCCACCGCTGGAGGTCCCGCATGCGAGAGCACACCGTCGTCGTCGGCTACGGCACCAAGGGCCGGCACGCCATCGAGACGCTGGTCGGGCAGGGCAAGCCCAAGGACAAGATCGTCGTGGTGGACCCGCAGAAGAAGGTCGTGGACGCGGCCTCCAGCGACGGCCTGGTGGGCGTCCTGGGCGACGCCACGCGCTCCGAGACGCTGCTCCGCGCCGAGCTCCAGCGGGCCTCCCAGGTGGTGATCTGCACGGAGCGGGACGACACGGCCGCCCTGGTCACCCTCACCGCGCGGCAGCTCAACAAGGCGGCCACGATCGTCGTGGCCGTGCGGGAGGACGAGAACGTGCCGCTGCTGCGGCAGAGCGGCGCGAACACGGTCGTGACGAGCTCCAGCTCGGCGGGCCGGCTGCTCGGCATGTCGATGATGAGCCCGAACGTCGGCACGGTGCTGGAGGACCTGCTGACGTACGGCAACGGCCTGGACGTCGTGGAGCGGCCCGTGACCAAGCGGGAGGCGGGCAACTCGCCGCGCGACTGCGCGGACCTCGTCGTCGCGGTCGTACGCGGCCACCGGCTGCTGCACTTCACGGACCCGGAGGCGGCGATGCTGCACCTCGCGGACCGGGTGATCACCATCAAGCAGGCGGCGGTGCCGGCCGCGGAGGGGTGA
- a CDS encoding pyridoxamine 5'-phosphate oxidase family protein, with protein MLSAPTGLSTGHQDHDQYRALELLDRTPYGRVSVSMRALPFVTVARHIVSGRRVLLRLHGGFGYAQACDGNVVAYGADNLSGRPEGDETVWTVQFVGTARLFTPGPAELDRFGRPPRTADDSPFDPEYLCIEPQFITLHHLEGVPARQVAHSA; from the coding sequence ATGCTCTCCGCGCCCACCGGGCTCTCCACCGGTCACCAGGACCACGACCAGTACCGCGCGCTCGAACTGCTCGACCGCACCCCCTACGGCAGGGTCTCGGTGAGCATGCGCGCGCTGCCCTTCGTCACCGTCGCCCGGCACATCGTGTCCGGCCGGCGGGTGCTGCTGCGCCTGCACGGCGGCTTCGGCTACGCCCAGGCCTGCGACGGCAACGTCGTCGCGTACGGCGCGGACAACCTCAGCGGGCGCCCCGAGGGCGACGAGACCGTCTGGACCGTGCAATTCGTGGGCACCGCACGGCTCTTCACGCCCGGCCCCGCCGAACTCGACCGCTTCGGCCGGCCCCCGCGCACCGCGGACGATTCGCCCTTCGATCCCGAATACCTGTGCATCGAACCGCAGTTCATCACCCTGCACCACCTCGAAGGCGTCCCGGCACGACAGGTCGCGCACTCAGCGTGA
- a CDS encoding phosphotransferase: MHSLLRLYGQAGEPLGCVPLTEGLLNRGYRLTTTRGRFFLKHHLDGDHAAIARQHAVTLRLAALGLPVAPPVADAQGSTVTVLDGRCYALHPWVEGRHRDGGELTRAQSRRLGALLGHVHMCLEKVCREESPAPENPHGPQKGPEGPSGGLGDPWQAPDAAADPQDTYALIEDLLELVRRRPRDSFDELAEHRLVERRALLERHAHRRPAATPARGWVHGDFHPLNLLYRGGEPAAIVDWDRLGVQPRAEEAVRAAVIFFLRPDGTLDLAKIRPYARAYRRACGADTAELAAAVHRVWWERLNDFWMLRWRYQLGDHRADPGFPASAALSVWWTRSYGAVREAFTD; this comes from the coding sequence CTGCACAGCCTCCTGCGCCTCTACGGGCAGGCCGGCGAGCCGCTCGGGTGCGTGCCGCTGACCGAGGGCCTCCTCAACCGCGGCTACCGCCTCACCACCACCCGGGGCCGCTTCTTCCTCAAGCACCACCTCGACGGCGACCACGCCGCCATCGCCCGCCAGCACGCCGTCACCCTGCGGCTGGCCGCCCTCGGCCTGCCCGTCGCCCCGCCCGTCGCCGACGCCCAGGGCTCGACCGTCACGGTCCTGGACGGCCGCTGCTACGCCCTGCACCCCTGGGTCGAGGGCCGGCACCGCGACGGCGGCGAGCTGACCCGCGCGCAGTCCCGCCGGCTCGGGGCGCTGCTGGGCCATGTGCACATGTGCCTGGAGAAGGTCTGCCGCGAGGAGAGCCCGGCCCCCGAGAACCCCCACGGACCCCAGAAAGGCCCTGAGGGGCCCTCTGGCGGCCTCGGGGACCCCTGGCAGGCTCCGGACGCCGCGGCGGACCCCCAGGACACGTACGCCCTCATCGAGGACCTCCTGGAGCTCGTCCGGCGCCGGCCCCGCGACTCCTTCGACGAGCTGGCCGAGCACCGGCTCGTCGAGCGCCGCGCCCTGCTGGAGCGGCACGCCCACCGCCGCCCGGCCGCCACGCCCGCCCGGGGCTGGGTGCACGGCGACTTCCACCCGCTCAACCTGCTCTACCGCGGCGGCGAGCCGGCCGCGATCGTCGACTGGGACCGGCTGGGCGTGCAGCCCCGCGCCGAGGAGGCCGTCCGGGCCGCCGTGATCTTCTTCCTGCGCCCCGACGGCACGCTGGACCTCGCGAAGATACGGCCGTACGCGCGCGCCTACCGCCGCGCCTGCGGGGCGGACACCGCCGAACTGGCGGCCGCGGTGCACCGCGTGTGGTGGGAGCGGCTCAACGACTTCTGGATGCTGCGCTGGCGCTACCAGCTCGGCGACCACCGCGCCGACCCCGGCTTCCCCGCGTCGGCGGCGCTGTCGGTGTGGTGGACGCGCTCGTACGGGGCGGTGCGCGAGGCCTTCACGGACTGA
- a CDS encoding NAD(P)H-quinone oxidoreductase encodes MHAITINEPGGPESLVWSEVPDPVPGEGEVLVEVVAGAVNRADVMQRQGFYDPPPGASPYPGLECSGRITALGPGVAGWAVGDEVCALLAGGGYAEKVCVPAGQLLPVPDGMDLVTAAALPEVTATVWSNVFMVAHLRPGETLLVHGGGSGIGTMAVQLAKAVGARVAVTAGSQEKLERCRELGADILIDYRQQDFVEELDKVTGGVGADVILDILGAKYLARNVAALAVNGRLVVIGLQGGRKAELDLGTLLTKRAAVLATSLRARPLQEKAAIVAAVREHVWPLIAGGRVRAVVDRTLPMRDAARAHRILEESSHVGKILLTT; translated from the coding sequence ATGCATGCGATCACCATCAACGAACCCGGCGGACCGGAGTCCCTGGTCTGGTCCGAGGTGCCCGATCCCGTGCCCGGTGAGGGCGAGGTCCTGGTCGAGGTCGTCGCCGGTGCCGTCAACCGCGCGGACGTGATGCAGCGTCAGGGCTTCTACGACCCGCCGCCCGGCGCGTCCCCCTACCCGGGGCTGGAGTGCTCCGGCCGGATCACGGCCCTCGGGCCCGGGGTGGCCGGCTGGGCCGTCGGCGACGAGGTGTGCGCGCTGCTGGCGGGCGGCGGCTACGCGGAGAAGGTCTGCGTACCGGCCGGCCAGCTGCTGCCCGTACCGGACGGCATGGACCTCGTCACGGCCGCCGCGCTGCCCGAGGTCACCGCCACCGTGTGGTCCAACGTCTTCATGGTCGCCCACCTGCGCCCCGGCGAGACCCTGCTCGTCCACGGCGGCGGCAGCGGCATCGGCACCATGGCCGTCCAGCTGGCCAAGGCGGTCGGCGCGCGCGTCGCGGTCACCGCGGGCAGCCAGGAGAAGCTGGAGCGCTGCCGGGAGCTCGGCGCGGACATCCTCATCGACTACCGGCAGCAGGACTTCGTCGAGGAGCTCGACAAGGTGACGGGCGGCGTCGGCGCGGACGTCATCCTCGACATCCTCGGCGCCAAGTACCTCGCCCGGAACGTGGCCGCCCTCGCGGTCAACGGCCGGCTGGTCGTCATCGGCCTCCAGGGCGGCCGTAAGGCCGAACTGGACCTCGGCACGCTGCTCACCAAGCGCGCCGCCGTCCTGGCCACCTCGCTGCGGGCCCGGCCGCTCCAGGAGAAGGCGGCGATCGTCGCGGCCGTGCGCGAGCACGTCTGGCCGCTGATCGCCGGCGGGCGGGTCCGGGCGGTGGTCGACCGCACGCTGCCGATGCGGGACGCGGCGCGGGCCCACCGGATCCTGGAGGAGAGCTCCCACGTCGGGAAGATCCTGCTGACGACCTGA
- a CDS encoding response regulator, protein MPEQRKITVFLLDDHEVVRRGVHEMLSVEEDIEVVGEAGTAADALVRIPATRPDVAVLDVRLPDGSGVEVCREIRSQDENIKCLMLTSFADDEALFDAIVAGASGYVLKAIRGNELLSAVRDVAAGKSLLDPVATARVLERLRDGKDPKGDDRLSNLTDQERRILDLIGEGMTNRAIGERLHLAEKTIKNYVSSLLSKLGMERRSQAAAYVARLQAEKR, encoded by the coding sequence GTGCCCGAACAGCGAAAAATCACGGTATTTCTGCTCGACGACCACGAGGTCGTCCGGCGCGGCGTGCACGAGATGCTCTCCGTGGAGGAGGACATCGAGGTCGTCGGAGAGGCCGGTACGGCGGCGGACGCCCTGGTGCGCATTCCGGCGACCCGCCCCGACGTCGCGGTTCTGGATGTTCGCCTTCCGGATGGCAGCGGCGTCGAAGTATGTAGGGAAATTCGTTCTCAGGACGAGAACATCAAATGCTTGATGCTCACCTCCTTCGCCGATGACGAGGCGCTGTTCGACGCGATCGTGGCGGGCGCGTCCGGTTACGTTCTGAAAGCGATCCGTGGCAACGAGCTCCTGTCCGCGGTGCGGGACGTGGCGGCCGGGAAGTCCCTGCTGGACCCCGTGGCGACCGCCAGGGTGCTGGAGCGGCTGCGCGACGGCAAGGACCCCAAGGGCGACGACCGGCTGTCCAATCTGACCGACCAGGAGCGGCGGATCCTCGACCTGATCGGTGAGGGCATGACCAACCGGGCCATCGGCGAGCGGCTGCACCTCGCCGAGAAGACCATCAAGAACTACGTCTCCAGCCTGCTGTCCAAGCTCGGCATGGAGCGGCGCTCCCAGGCGGCGGCCTATGTGGCCCGCCTCCAGGCGGAGAAGCGCTGA
- a CDS encoding protein kinase domain-containing protein produces MSQDGAQGRYTGRSVGGGRYQLRDLLGEGGMASVHLAYDSVLDRQVAIKTLHTELGREASFRERFRREAQAVAKLTHTNIVSVFDTGEDDLDGSTMPYIVMEYVEGQPLRSVLDADVRQFGAMPTEKALKITADVLAALEVSHEMGLVHRDIKPGNVMMTKRGVVKVMDFGIARAMQSGVTSMTQTGMVVGTPQYLSPEQALGRGVDARSDLYSVGIMLFELLTGRLPFDADSPLAIAYAHVQEEPVAPSSINRSIPPAVDALVARALKKNPNERFPSAESMRDECARVAGTAQSGASPIIVAGGPPARSGAGVSSAVFPPVDAQTPGPGPQGVQTPYQPAPGPYASYGPSTPPPGAPAYPTPVQPFQAGGPNGPGTPPPYSINPSPAPAPQGGKSNKPVIIGSGIVAVLAVIGVIAAIALNGGNSDKGDEANGGKNSQPPVTGAPAGGSGGGTTTGGSGSGTGGTAGGTQSKHREGDRSKVIDKEKCTKAYEYYNDKSKKSAPDFSYFYVDSVKACLQAAGWKYRIDQQNENTWGKGTVLSQTPKQGDAFDPKSPSDMFVLTVSTGDPAS; encoded by the coding sequence ATGAGCCAGGACGGCGCTCAGGGCCGCTACACGGGCCGGTCTGTCGGCGGCGGCCGCTACCAGCTGCGCGACCTGCTGGGCGAAGGCGGGATGGCCTCGGTCCACCTGGCGTACGACAGCGTCCTGGACCGTCAGGTCGCGATCAAGACACTGCACACGGAGCTGGGCCGCGAGGCGTCCTTCCGCGAGCGGTTCCGGCGCGAGGCCCAGGCCGTCGCCAAGCTCACACACACGAACATCGTCTCGGTCTTCGACACCGGCGAGGACGACCTCGACGGTTCGACCATGCCGTACATCGTCATGGAGTACGTCGAGGGCCAGCCGCTGCGCTCGGTGCTGGACGCGGACGTCCGGCAGTTCGGCGCGATGCCGACCGAGAAGGCGCTGAAGATCACCGCCGATGTGCTGGCCGCGCTGGAGGTCAGCCACGAGATGGGGCTGGTCCACCGCGACATCAAGCCGGGCAACGTGATGATGACCAAGCGCGGCGTGGTCAAGGTCATGGACTTCGGCATCGCCCGCGCCATGCAGTCCGGCGTCACCTCGATGACGCAGACCGGCATGGTCGTCGGCACCCCCCAGTACCTCTCCCCGGAGCAGGCGCTCGGCCGCGGCGTCGACGCCCGCTCCGACCTGTACTCGGTCGGCATCATGCTCTTCGAGCTGCTGACCGGGCGACTGCCGTTCGACGCGGACTCCCCGCTGGCGATCGCGTACGCGCACGTCCAGGAGGAGCCCGTCGCTCCATCCTCGATCAATCGTTCGATCCCGCCGGCCGTGGACGCCCTCGTGGCCCGCGCGCTGAAGAAGAACCCGAACGAGCGCTTCCCGAGCGCCGAGTCCATGCGGGACGAGTGCGCGCGGGTCGCGGGCACCGCGCAGTCCGGGGCCTCGCCGATCATCGTGGCGGGCGGCCCGCCGGCGCGCAGCGGCGCGGGCGTGAGCTCGGCCGTCTTCCCGCCCGTCGACGCGCAGACCCCCGGGCCGGGCCCGCAGGGCGTCCAGACGCCGTACCAGCCCGCCCCCGGGCCGTACGCCTCCTACGGGCCCTCCACCCCGCCGCCGGGCGCCCCGGCCTACCCCACGCCCGTCCAGCCGTTCCAGGCCGGCGGGCCGAACGGTCCGGGCACGCCCCCGCCGTACTCGATCAACCCCTCGCCCGCGCCGGCGCCGCAGGGCGGCAAGAGCAACAAGCCGGTCATCATCGGCTCGGGCATCGTCGCCGTCCTCGCGGTCATCGGCGTGATCGCCGCGATCGCGCTCAACGGCGGCAACTCCGACAAGGGCGACGAGGCGAACGGCGGCAAGAACTCGCAGCCGCCGGTGACGGGCGCCCCGGCCGGCGGCTCCGGCGGCGGTACGACGACGGGCGGCTCGGGCAGCGGCACGGGCGGCACCGCCGGCGGCACCCAGAGCAAGCACCGCGAGGGCGACCGGTCGAAGGTCATCGACAAGGAGAAGTGCACGAAGGCCTACGAGTACTACAACGACAAGTCGAAGAAGTCGGCGCCCGACTTCAGCTACTTCTACGTCGACTCGGTCAAGGCGTGCCTCCAGGCCGCCGGCTGGAAGTACCGCATCGACCAGCAGAACGAGAACACCTGGGGCAAGGGCACCGTGCTCAGCCAGACGCCCAAGCAGGGTGACGCGTTCGACCCGAAGTCGCCGAGCGACATGTTCGTGCTGACGGTGTCGACGGGCGACCCCGCGTCGTAA
- a CDS encoding protein kinase domain-containing protein: MAQTQSAQGPTDPDANGGGMPDVPEMWGNGGLVGDGRYRLTHRLGRGGMAEVFAAEDVRLGRTVAVKLLRADLAEDPVSKARFTREAQSVAGLNHHAVVAVYDSGEDTVGRNVVPYIVMELVEGRTIRDLLLGAETPPPDQALIIVSGVLEALAYSHQHGIVHRDIKPANVIITNNGAVKVMDFGIARALHGAASTMTQTGMVMGTPQYLSPEQALGKTVDARSDLYATGCLLYELLALRPPFTGETPLSVVYQHVQDTPVPPSQVLGSVPPELDGLVMRSLAKDPDDRFQSAEEMRGLVQYALQMLHDAGAHSGSWDTGPVAHATAATQALGMGGMGGGMAGTTAMPHPVHGDTSQQPMIPPRGGDDGGFDGYGGGRGGGGGRGKMILIAVVALIAVVAGVAFAMNLKDKSDSGKTTKNPKPSTSSSSSPNPSPSPETSRKPSPVGQPEGGTTGERESDTSSTGGGQEPDGDTGTHHSSKPSGQPSNEPSTPPTPSGEPSTKPSGDEKPPTGGNTNAGQDGGGANTGTSAGQVGGPGTTTLGQGTGTTP, from the coding sequence ATGGCACAGACGCAGAGCGCCCAGGGTCCGACAGACCCTGACGCCAACGGGGGCGGCATGCCCGATGTGCCTGAAATGTGGGGCAATGGCGGCCTGGTCGGAGACGGCCGCTACCGCCTCACCCACCGGCTCGGCCGCGGTGGCATGGCAGAGGTGTTCGCCGCCGAGGACGTGCGCCTCGGCCGTACGGTCGCGGTGAAGCTGCTCCGGGCCGACCTGGCGGAGGACCCGGTCTCGAAGGCGCGCTTCACCCGCGAGGCGCAGTCGGTGGCCGGGCTGAACCACCACGCGGTGGTCGCGGTCTACGACTCCGGCGAGGACACCGTCGGCCGCAACGTCGTGCCGTACATCGTCATGGAGTTGGTTGAAGGTCGCACCATTCGCGACCTGTTGCTGGGCGCCGAGACCCCGCCGCCCGACCAGGCGCTGATCATCGTCTCGGGTGTGCTGGAGGCGCTGGCCTACAGCCACCAGCACGGCATCGTGCACCGCGACATCAAGCCCGCCAACGTGATCATCACGAACAACGGCGCGGTCAAGGTCATGGACTTCGGCATCGCCCGCGCCCTGCACGGCGCGGCGTCCACCATGACCCAGACCGGCATGGTCATGGGCACGCCGCAGTACCTCTCGCCCGAGCAGGCGCTCGGCAAGACGGTCGACGCGCGCTCGGACCTCTACGCCACCGGCTGCCTCCTCTACGAACTGCTGGCGCTGCGTCCGCCGTTCACCGGCGAGACCCCGCTGTCGGTCGTCTACCAGCACGTCCAGGACACCCCCGTCCCGCCGTCGCAGGTCCTCGGCAGCGTGCCGCCGGAGCTCGACGGCCTGGTGATGCGCTCCCTCGCCAAGGACCCGGACGACCGGTTCCAGAGCGCCGAGGAGATGCGCGGGCTGGTCCAGTACGCGCTCCAGATGCTGCACGACGCGGGCGCCCACTCGGGCTCCTGGGACACCGGCCCGGTCGCGCACGCCACCGCCGCCACCCAGGCCCTGGGCATGGGCGGCATGGGCGGCGGCATGGCCGGGACGACCGCCATGCCGCACCCGGTGCACGGCGACACCTCGCAGCAGCCGATGATCCCGCCGCGCGGCGGTGACGACGGCGGCTTCGACGGCTACGGCGGCGGCCGGGGCGGCGGTGGCGGCAGGGGCAAGATGATCCTGATCGCCGTGGTCGCCCTGATCGCGGTCGTGGCAGGCGTGGCCTTCGCGATGAACCTGAAGGACAAGTCCGACAGCGGTAAGACGACGAAGAATCCCAAGCCGTCCACCAGCTCTTCCTCGTCCCCGAACCCGTCCCCCAGCCCGGAGACCTCCCGGAAGCCCAGCCCTGTCGGGCAGCCCGAGGGCGGCACCACGGGCGAGCGGGAGTCCGACACCTCCAGCACCGGCGGTGGCCAGGAGCCGGACGGCGACACCGGTACGCACCACTCGTCCAAGCCGTCCGGGCAGCCCTCGAACGAGCCGTCGACCCCGCCGACGCCCTCGGGCGAGCCGTCGACGAAGCCGTCGGGCGACGAGAAGCCCCCGACCGGTGGCAACACCAACGCCGGTCAGGACGGCGGCGGCGCGAACACCGGCACCTCGGCCGGCCAGGTCGGCGGCCCCGGCACCACGACCCTCGGCCAGGGCACCGGCACCACGCCCTGA
- a CDS encoding molybdopterin molybdotransferase MoeA, which translates to MTSRDDASALDRAADEALALVADDRRERGRPRGGAPTAPTAAGSGRPAEDATPAEGAPLTGRAPMAEQFVPWAEDHRDGESGRPRRESPFDDACFPFGPGPQADPRPVEAPAKAPAEASTAGSIPSPREYEFLFAADDARESAPMTSTPWPDARAVAARAAEPLPPADQELGEALGQVLAAPLVALTDLPSFDTSAMDGWAVAGPGPWRLPSGQGGPGVLAGADHGGAPPLRDGHAVRIATGAPVPPGTTAVLRSEHGEVTGRDAPHPELHATRRLSQGQDIRPRGQECRHGDPLLPQGTVVTPAVLGLAAAAGYDRLHVTRRPRAEVLVLGDELLRAGLPHGGRIRDALGPMLGPWLTALGAEVTAIRRLGDDADALRAALAGSTADVVLTTGGTAAGPVDHVHTILRGLGAELLVDGVAVRPGHPMLLARLAPGRHLVGLPGNPLAAVAGLLTLAEPLLRTLSARPSPAPYRAALTDAVKGHPDDTRLVPVVSRHSDSAEPLRFHGPAMLRGLAAADALAVVPPGGAARGARAGLLELPWAAAGP; encoded by the coding sequence ATGACCTCCCGGGACGACGCTTCCGCGCTCGACCGCGCGGCGGACGAGGCGCTGGCGCTGGTCGCGGACGACCGCCGGGAGCGTGGCCGCCCGCGCGGCGGGGCGCCCACGGCCCCCACGGCTGCCGGGAGCGGCCGTCCGGCCGAGGACGCCACCCCGGCCGAGGGCGCTCCCCTGACCGGCCGGGCGCCCATGGCCGAGCAGTTCGTCCCTTGGGCGGAGGACCACCGGGACGGCGAAAGCGGCCGGCCCCGTCGTGAAAGCCCTTTCGACGACGCCTGCTTCCCCTTCGGCCCCGGCCCCCAGGCCGACCCCCGCCCGGTGGAAGCCCCCGCCAAAGCCCCCGCCGAAGCCTCCACCGCCGGCTCCATCCCCTCCCCCCGCGAGTACGAGTTCCTCTTCGCGGCCGACGACGCACGTGAGTCCGCCCCCATGACGTCCACCCCCTGGCCCGACGCCCGTGCCGTCGCCGCCCGTGCCGCCGAGCCCCTGCCGCCCGCCGACCAGGAGCTCGGCGAGGCGCTCGGGCAGGTGCTCGCCGCGCCGCTCGTCGCGCTCACCGACCTGCCGTCGTTCGACACCTCCGCCATGGACGGCTGGGCGGTCGCCGGGCCCGGACCGTGGCGGCTGCCCTCCGGCCAGGGCGGTCCCGGTGTCCTCGCCGGTGCCGACCACGGCGGAGCACCGCCGCTGCGCGACGGACACGCCGTAAGGATCGCGACCGGCGCGCCCGTGCCGCCCGGCACCACCGCGGTGCTGCGCAGCGAGCACGGCGAGGTGACCGGCCGGGACGCGCCGCACCCCGAGCTCCACGCCACCCGCCGTCTCTCCCAGGGCCAGGACATCCGCCCCCGCGGCCAGGAGTGCCGCCACGGCGACCCACTCCTGCCCCAGGGCACCGTCGTGACCCCCGCCGTGCTCGGCCTGGCCGCCGCCGCGGGCTACGACCGGCTCCACGTCACGCGCCGCCCCCGCGCCGAGGTGCTCGTCCTCGGCGACGAACTGCTGCGTGCGGGCCTGCCCCACGGCGGCCGGATCCGCGACGCCCTCGGCCCCATGCTCGGCCCCTGGCTCACCGCCCTCGGCGCCGAGGTGACCGCGATCCGCCGCCTCGGCGACGACGCGGACGCCCTGCGCGCGGCCCTCGCCGGCTCCACCGCCGATGTCGTGCTCACCACCGGCGGCACCGCCGCGGGCCCCGTCGACCACGTCCACACCATCCTGCGCGGGCTCGGCGCGGAGCTCCTGGTCGACGGGGTCGCGGTCCGGCCCGGCCACCCGATGCTGCTCGCCCGGCTCGCCCCCGGCCGGCACCTCGTCGGCCTCCCCGGCAACCCCCTGGCCGCCGTCGCCGGCCTGCTGACGCTTGCCGAGCCGCTGCTCCGCACGCTCTCCGCGCGCCCCTCGCCCGCGCCCTACCGGGCCGCCCTCACCGACGCCGTCAAGGGGCACCCCGACGACACCCGGCTCGTCCCGGTCGTCAGCCGGCACAGCGACAGCGCGGAGCCGCTCCGCTTCCACGGGCCCGCCATGCTCCGCGGTCTCGCCGCCGCCGACGCGCTCGCCGTCGTCCCGCCGGGCGGCGCGGCCCGGGGCGCGCGGGCCGGCCTCCTCGAACTGCCCTGGGCGGCGGCGGGCCCGTAA
- a CDS encoding bacterial proteasome activator family protein — MDMPRNERSQESPHVLVVGPDGMALGSTNPGNGEGDDESREVPVTEMVEQPAKVMRIGSMIKQLLEEVRAAPLDEASRVRLKEIHHSSVRELEDGLAPELVEELERLSLPFTDETIPTEAELRIAQAQLVGWLEGLFHGIQTTLFAQQMAARAQLEQMRRALPPGVLGEDDGEGHQHGGARSGPYL; from the coding sequence ATGGATATGCCGAGGAATGAACGGTCGCAGGAGAGCCCGCACGTCCTGGTCGTAGGCCCGGACGGCATGGCTCTCGGCAGCACCAACCCCGGCAACGGGGAAGGTGACGACGAGTCGCGCGAGGTCCCCGTGACGGAGATGGTCGAACAGCCCGCGAAGGTCATGCGCATCGGCAGCATGATCAAGCAGCTGCTGGAGGAAGTCCGCGCCGCACCCCTGGACGAGGCGAGCCGGGTCCGGCTCAAGGAGATCCACCACAGCTCCGTGCGCGAGCTGGAGGACGGTCTCGCGCCCGAGCTCGTCGAGGAGCTGGAGCGCCTCTCCCTGCCCTTCACCGACGAGACGATCCCCACCGAGGCGGAACTGCGCATCGCGCAGGCGCAGTTGGTCGGCTGGCTGGAAGGGCTCTTCCACGGCATCCAGACGACGCTGTTCGCCCAGCAGATGGCGGCACGCGCGCAGTTGGAGCAGATGCGCAGGGCGCTGCCGCCCGGCGTCCTGGGTGAGGACGACGGCGAGGGCCACCAGCACGGCGGAGCCCGCTCCGGCCCCTATCTGTAA